The following are encoded in a window of Kogia breviceps isolate mKogBre1 chromosome 10, mKogBre1 haplotype 1, whole genome shotgun sequence genomic DNA:
- the RBM6 gene encoding RNA-binding protein 6 isoform X2, whose translation MIHDKEVTLEYVPSLDFWYCKRCKASTGGHRSSCSFCKCPREVTEAKQELITYPQPQKTSIPAPSEKQPSHPRSADKESEPKKREEGQEPRLGHQKREAERYLPPSRREGLTFRRDREKEPWSGETRQDGESKTIMLKRIYRSTPPEVIVEVLEPYVRLTTANVRIIKNRTGPMGHTYGFIDLDSHAEALRVVKILQNLDPPFSIDGKMVAVNLATGKRRNDSGDHSDHMHYYQGKKYFRDRRGGGRNSDWSSDTNRQGQQSSSDCYIYDSATGYYYDPLAGTYYDPNTQQEVYVPQDPGSPEEEDIKEKKPTSQGKSGSRKETSKRDSKEKKDRGVTRFQENASEGTAPPEDVFKKPLPPTVKKEESPPPPKVVNPLIGLLGEYGGDSDYEEEEEEEQTPPPQPRTAQPQQREELTKKENEEDKLTDWNKLACLLCRRQFPNKEVLSKHQQLSDLHKQNLEIHRKIKQSEQELAYLERREREGRFKERGNDRREKLQSFDSPERKRIKYSRETDSDRKPVGKEGIDNSSKGGCVQQATGWRKGAGLGYGHPGLASAEETESRMRGPNVGAPGRTSKRQSNETYRDAVRRVMFARYKELD comes from the exons ATGATCCATGACAAAGAAGTCACCCTTGAGTATGTACCAAGCCTGGATTTTTGGTACTGCAAACGG TGTAAAGCCAGCACTGGTGGACACCGATCTTCATGTTCATTCTGCAAGTGCCCAAGGGAAG TGACAGAGGCCAAGCAAGAATTAATAACCTACCCTCAGCCTCAGAAAACATCCATACCAGCACCGTCAGAAAAACAACCCAGCCATCCAAGGTCAGCTGATAAGGAATCAGAACCGAAGAAGCGGGAAGAAGGACAAGAACCACGCTTGGGACATcaaaagagagaagcagaaaggtATCTCCCTCCTTCGCGGAGGGAAGGGCTCACCTTCCGAAGAGACCGAGAGAAGGAGCCATGGTCTGGGGAGACACGCCAGGATGGGGAAAGCAAAA CAATAATGCTAAAACGCATCTATCGTTCCACTCCACCTGAGGTGATAGTGGAAGTGCTGGAGCCCTACGTCCGCCTTACTACTGCTAACGTCCGTATCATCAAGAACAGAACAGGCCCCATGGGCCACACCTATGGCTTTATTGACCTTGACTCCCATGCG GAAGCTCTTCGCGTAGTGAAGATCTTGCAGAACCTTGATCCACCATTTAGCATTGATGGGAAGATGGTAGCTGTAAACCTGGCCACTGGAAAACGAAG AAATGATTCTGGGGACCATTCTGACCACATGCACTACTATCAG GGTAAAAAATATTTCCGAGATAGGCGGGGAGGTGGCAGAAATTCAGACTGGTCTTCAGATACAAATCGACAAGGACAACAGT CTTCATCTGACTGCTACATATATGATTCTGCTACTGGCTACTATTATGACCCCTTGGCAGGAACTTATTATGACCCCAATACCCAG CAAGAAGTCTATGTGCCCCAGGACCCTGGGTCACCTGAGGAAGAAGACATCAAGGAAAAGAAACCCACCAGTCAAGGAAAGTCAGGCAGCAGGAAGGAAACGTCTAAAAGGGAtagcaaggagaaaaaagaccgaGGAGTGACAAGG TTTCAGGAAAATGCCAGTGAGGGGACAGCTCCCCCAGAAGATGTCTTTAAGAAGCCTCTGCCTCCTACCGTGAAGAAGGAAGAGAGTCCTCCACCA CCTAAAGTGGTAAACCCACTGATCGGCCTCCTGGGTGAATATGGAGGAGACAGTGActatgaggaggaagaggaggaggagcagacCCCTCCTCCACAGCCCCGCACAGCACAACCCCAGCAGCGGGAGGAGCTGACCAAGAAGGAGAATGAAGAAGACAAACTCACTGACTGGAATAAACTGGCTTGTCTGCTCTGCAGAAGGCAGTTTCCCAATAAAGAAGTTCTGAGCAAACACCAGCAGCTTTCAGACCTGCACAAG CAAAACCTGGAAATCCATCGGAAGATAAAACAGTCTGAGCAGGAGCTAGCCTATCTGGAGAGGAGAGAGCGGGAG GGAAGGtttaaagaaagaggaaatgatcGCAGGGAAAAGCTCCAATCTTTTGATTCTCCAGAAAGGAAACGAATTAAATACTCCAGGGAAACTGACAG TGATCGTAAGCCTGTTGGTAAAGAAGGCATCGACAATAGCAGTAAAGGAGGCTGTGTCCAACAGGCCACTGGCTGGAGGAAGGGGGCAGGCCTCGGATATGGCCATCCTGGATTGGCTTCAGCAGAGGAG ACTGAAAGCCGGATGAGGGGTCCCAATGTGGGAGCTCCAGGAAGAACCAGTAAGAGACAGTCCAATGAGACTTACCGAGATGCTGTGAGAAGAGTCATGTTTGCTCGGTATAAAGAACTCGATTAA